The stretch of DNA AGCCAGCCGCGCGTGACGTCCGGAGGAACCAGCAACCCCAGGGCGAGCACCAGCGCCGCCAGCGCCAGCTCCATCGCCGGCAGGTCCCTCCAGGCCATCGCCCGCGCGAGGAGGGCCTCGTAGCGAGAGCGCCCCTCGCCTTCGATGAGGGTGGCTCGGGGAAACTGGTGGACGGCGACGCCGAGTCGACCATCGATGTAGGGCTCCGCCGCCACCAGCACCGGGATGGAGAGCAGCAGCTCGGCGTGGACCTGGAGCTCGGAGAACAGCGCTCGCGGCGCGCCTCCCCCCTCGAGCAACGCGAAGAGGACGACGGGCAACCAGCCCACCAACGCCAGCACCAAGGCGCCGCGGGCGACACCCTGGCGCGGGGGGAAGCCCATGCGGAACCGGCGCATCAGCCGGTACGCCGGCCCGCCTCGCACCAGGGAGAAGTCTCTCAATGGAGTCGTCGCGACCATGGGCCCCTCAGTACTCCTCGAACAGCTTCTGGACGCGCCTGGGGTCCTTCGTCTCCAGCAGCGCCAGCTGGAGCAGCACGCGCGACTTGGCCGGGTTGAGCTCACCCGACGCGACGAAACCCTTCTGGTCGTCGTTGATCTCGTTGTTGCGCAGCACCAGCCCGCTGGGCAGGCGCGTGCTGCGCACCACCACCACGCCCTTCTTCACCGCCTTCGCCAGCGTGTCCATCGCGGGCTGGGTCATGTTCCCATCCCCCACTCCCGCGATGACGATGCCCTGCGCGCCGTTGCGCACCGCCGAATCGATGAGGTCCGGGCTCATGTTCGCGTGGGCATAGAGGATGTCCACGCGGGGCAGCCTCTGCTGGTCGGCGACGGAGAACTCGGACTCCGTGGTGTGCTTCTTGTCATCCATGCGCTCGAACCAGGAGACCTTCCCGGTGTTCACCACGCCGGAGGGCCCCCGGTTCGTGCTGCGGAAGGTCTCCACGTTGGTGGTGTTCGTCTTCGTCACGTTGCGCGCCGAATGGATCTCGTCGTTGAGGACGACGAGCACGCCGCGCCCACGCGCCTCCGGGTCCGCGGCCACGGCCACGGCGTTGTAGAGGTTGCCCGGCCCGTCCGCGCTCGTCGCCGTCGCCGGGCGCATCGACCCCACGAGCACCACCGGCTTGTCGCTCTTGACGACCAGGTCCAGGAAGTACGCCGTCTCCTCCAGCGTGTCCGTGCCGTGGGTGATGACGACCGCGTCCACGTCCGGAGACGCGAGCAGCTCATTGGTGCGCTTCGCCAGCTTCAGCCACACCGCGTCGTTCATGTCCTGGCTGCCGATGTTCACCACCTGCTCACCGCTCAGCCGCGCCAGCTTGTCGAGGTTGGGCACGCCCTTGATGAGGTCCTCCACCTTGAAGGAGCCCGCCTTGTAGCCATAGCCCTGGGGGGTGCCCTGGGCACCGGCGATGGTCCCGCCCGTGGCCACGATGCGCACGGCGGCCTTCTGCGCGCCATGCTTGCCGGCGGACGTCGCGTCGCCACCACCCTGCTTGGGGGCGCTCGCGCTCTGCTCGCCGCCGGGCCTCGGCTTCGGAGCCTCCCCTCCCTGGCCCAGCGCCTGGGAGAGCGGCAGCAACAGCAGCACGGCCCACAACAGCCCCCGTCTCGAAACGCTCATGACTCGTCCTCCCCTCACGCATCCAGGCCGCCGTGCTTCCATTCACGGATGGCGCGAATCACGATGTCCTTGAGACTCTGGCCGATGCGCGGATAGGCCTCGTCGTCCAGGTTCGCCAGGGACACGCGCGCGGACCACTCGGGGCCATCGAAGCCGCTGCCGTTGAGCAGCACCACGCCGTGCCGCCGGGCGAGCGCCAGGACGATGTCGAGCGGATCATGGCGCGCCTCCACGAACTCCACGAACTCCGGCCCCACGTGCTCGCGGCACCACGCGTCCAGGTCGAGCGTCTGGTAGTACGCCGTGCGCAGCGGGTCCGGTGACAGGGGGATGCCCATGCCCTGGTAGAGGGCGGCCAGCCGGTCCTGGACGATCTTCCTGCAGCGCTTCTTGTAGGCGTCCTTCTCGTCCAGCAGCGCGAAGAGGGAGAACAGCGTCATCTGGAGCTGCTGCGGCGTGGACAGGCCCGCGGTGTGGTTGAGCGCCACCGCGCGGCTGTCGGCCACCAGGCGGTCGATGAACTTCAGCTGCTCCGGCTTCAGGGTAATGGAGCCGTAGCGCTCGTCCAGGGCCTCCCGTTCGGCCGCGGGCAGGCGGGAGATCAGCCGGTCCACGACGTTCTCCTCGTGGAGCCCGATGACGCCGAGCCGCCAGCCCGTGGCGCCGAAGTGCTTCGAGTACGAGTACACCAGGAGCGTGTTGTGCGGCAGCTCCGCGGCCAGCGAGCGGAAGCCCTCCACGAACGTCCCATACACGTCGTCGGTGAGCAGCATCAGGTCGGGCCGCTTGGTCCGGACCAGGTCCACCAGCAGGTCCAGCGACTCGCGCCGCATCGCCACCGCGCCCGGGTTGGCGGGGTGGACGACGAAGAACGCCTTGATGCTCGGGTCCTCCAGCTTGCGCAGCTCGGACTCCGGATACTGCCAGGAGTGGGTGCCCTCCTTCGTCATGACGCTCTGGCGGACCTCCACCGTGCGCAGGTCGAACTCCTCCAGGCGGGGGATCTCCAGGTAGGGCGTGAAGATGGGTGTGCCCAGCGCGATGGTGTCGCCCTTCTCCAGCACTCGGTTGGTCATCAGCGACCGGAAGAGATACGCCATCGCGGCGGTGCCGCCCTCGACGGCGAAGAGCTCGAACTGGCCCGGGGGCGGGCGACCGTCACACATCTCCTTCGCCAGGTACGCGCGCACCACCTTCTCGGCATGGACGAGCATGCGATCCGGCACCGGGTAGTTGTCACCAATCGCCGCGTCCGTCAGCTCCCACACGAAGGCGTCAGGGTCGAAGCCCAGCGTGGTGGTGCCGTGGGACAACGCCCGACGCAGGAACCGCGCGGCCACGCTGTCCTCGCGGGTGTCCAGGAACTCACGCAGGCGCCGGGCGATCCCCGGCGAGCGCGGCATGCCGCCCAGCCCGACCTCCGGCTCGTTCCACGTGCTCCGGCTCTCGCGCAGGGCGAACTCTCCCATCAGGAAGAACGCCTCGCGGGGCGTCGTGGACACCCAGTTGGGGTTGCCCCGTCCCGCGTTGAGCATCACCGCCGCGCGCGTGCGCTGGGCCTCGTCCGCCAGCTCGATGAGGGTGTCCTTCAGTTCGAAGGGGCTGAGCTTGTGCAGCTCCCGCGCGTCGAGCGCGTCGTCGGGGCCAATCGGGCGCGTGCTGGTGTCCGTCGTCGTCTCCGTGCTCATGTCCGTCGCACTCCTTCGACGCGCGGCGCCTCGGCGGGGACGTTCGACTCCCGGCCTCCTCCGGCGGCGGCGCGCGATGTTGGCGAGGACACGTTGTCCACGCGCGGACGCGCCGCCAGCGAGCACGCGCCACGCATCGGGCGCTCGTGGGCTCGCGCGCTCCATCGCGTGGCGGCACGCCTCCCCCGCCCCGGAGGACCGGATTGTCGTCGCGTCGGGGGCTCCCCAGCTTGCCGCCCAGGGGCCACCCGCGCCCCGTCGAACGCGAGGGAGGGCCCGGATGGACATGGACGTCGTCGGCGAGCACGCGCCCCGGGAGGGCCAGACAGGCCACAACGAGGTGGCGCCCGGCCCCGCGCCGGCGCCCGGCATGGCCTGGATTCCCGGGGGCACGTACTGGATGGGCTCGGACCACCACTATCCGGAGGAGAAGCCCGCGCACCAGGTGACGGTGAGCGGCTTCTGGATGGACGTGGCCCCGGTGACGAACGAGGACTTCGCGCGCTTCGTCGAGGCCACGGGGTACGTCACCGTCGCCGAGCGGCCCTTGAACCCGGACGACTTCCCCGGCGCCCTCCCGGAGCTGCTGGTGCCCGGCTCGCTGGTCTTCCGCAAGACGGCCCACCGCGTGGACCTGCGCGACCTGTCGCAGTGGTGGGTCTACACGCCGGGCGCATGCTGGCGGTGGCCGGAAGGCCCGGCGGGCCGCGACTGGCGGGGCCGCGAGCGACACCCCGTGGTCCACGTCTGCTTCGAGGACGCGGAGGCCTACGCGGCCTGGGCCGGCAAGTCGCTCCCCACGGAGGCCGAGTGGGAGCGCGCCGCGCGCGGTGGACTGGACCGCAAGGTCTACGTCTGGGGCGACGAGTTCTCTCCCGACGGTCGCCCCATGGCCAACATCTGGCAGGGCGAGTTCCCCTGGCAGAACCTGAACACGGATGGCTTCGAGGGCACCTCGCCCGTGGGCAGCTTCCCCGCCAACGCCTATGGCCTCTTCGACATGGCGGGGAACGTGTGGGAGTGGACCACGGACTGGTTCCAGGAGCGCCACCAGGGCAACGGCGGCAAGCCCTGCTGCATCCCGGTCAACCCCCGGGGCCCGGCCACGCACGAGCGGAGCCTCGACCCGTGCACGCCGGGGGTGCTCATCCCCCGCCGCGTCCTCAAGGGCGGCAGCCACCTGTGCGCGTCCAACTACTGCCTGCGCTATCGCCCGGCCGCGCGCTCGCCTCAGGCCGTCGACAGTGGGACGACGCACATCGGGTTCCGCTGCGTCCACCGCCCCTTGTCCGGCTGACGCCGCCCGCGCGGCTCAGAGCGACAGCACGACCTTCCCGAACGTCAGGTTCGACTCGAGGCGCCGGTGCGCTTCGGCCACCTCCTCCAGGGGGAACACGGAGTCGATGACGGGACGCAGCCGTCCCGAGGCCAGCTCGGGCAGCCAGCGCTCGCGGAAGCGGCGGGTGACGGCTTCCTTCATGGGCAACGACAGCGGACGCAGCGCCATGCCCTTGAGCTGGAGCCGCCGGAGGATGACCTGCTTCAGGTCCAGGTCGCCCCACATGCCGTTCATCACGCCCACGAGCAGCAGCGTGCCTCCGTCCCGCAGGGAGGCGAGGTTGCGGGCCATGGCCGCGCCCCCGACGAAGTCCTCCACCACGTCGACCCCCTCCCCCCGCGTCCAGCCGGCGACGGCCGCGCTGAAGTCCTCGCCGCGCAGCACCCCCGCCTCCGCGCCGAGCGCCACGCAGCGCTCGCGCTTCTCCTCCGTCCCCACCGAGACGAAGGCGCGCGCGCCAACCGCCCTCGCCAGCTGGATGCAGGCGGTGCCGATGCCGCTGCCCCCCGCGTGCACGAAGACGCTCTGCCCCTGTCGCAGGCCGCCCACCTCGAGCAGCGACTCGTGCGCGGTGCAGTACGCCTCGGGCGTGGCGGCGGCCTCGACGAAGGACCAGGCGTCCGGGACGCGGACCGCCATCCCCTCCTCCATCAAGCACGCCTCCGCGTAGCCGCCTCCATCGACGAGCCCGAAGACGCGCTCGCCCTCGCGGAAGGCCCGCACCCCTTCGCCCACCGCCTCCACGACCCCGGCCACCTCCACGCCGAGCAGCGGGCTGGTGGCGTTCGCGGGGGCCTGGTAGCCGCCCGCGCGCTGCACGGTGTCCATGCGGTTGAGCGCGGAGGCATGGACCCGCACGCGCAGCTGCCGGGGGCCTGGCACCGGGCGCGGGAGCTGCTGGAGGCGCATCACCTCCGGCCCTCCGGGGCGCTCCACCACCACCGCTCGCATCCCTTCAGTAGTTCGCATCCACATCCACGCCGTGCCCTCGCAGGGGCACCAGAAACGAGCGCTCGAAGATCATCACCACCGTGCCGTCGGATTTGAGTCCCCGGGTCTCCACCGTGACGACGCCCTGGGTCTTGCGCGAGCGGGACCTCCGCTTCGCCAGGACCCGGCTCTCCGCGTAGAGCGTGTCTCCCACGAACACGGGCGCCGTCAACCGGATGCGATCCCACCCCAGGTTGGCCACGCCCCGGGCGCTGGTGCTGTTGAGACTCATCCCCCCCACGATGGCCAGCGTCACCAGGCTGGACATCAACGGGCGCTTCCACTCCGTCTTGCTCGCGTAGACGGCGTCGATGTGGAGCGGGTGCGTGTTGAGGCACACGAGGGACTGCCACATGTTGTCCACGTCCGTCAGGGTGCGCCCGGGGCGATGCTCGAAGACGTCCCCCACCTCGAAGTCGTCATAGAAGAGGCCGTGCGTCTCCCGGTAGCGCTGCTTGCCCACCTTCTTGTGGGCGGACACCATCTTCTTCATGGGTCTCCATTCCTGGCCCCTGCTCGAAGTACCGCGGGCGCCAGCACCTCCTCGAACTGGGCGGTGGCGAGCACCCGTCGGGCGACCGTCACCAGGGGCGGGCCAATCATGCTCCCTCCCACCACCTGGATGCCTCCCTTTCCATCCCCCACCTCCGCCAGCACCCGGCGCGCGTGGGCCACCATCTGCGACGTGGGCCGCAGCGCCCCGTGCACGACCCGCACCTGGTCGGGGTGGATGACGATCTTCCCGGTGTACCCCAGCGCGCAGACCCGGCGCGTCTCGTCCTCCAGCTCCGCCAGGTCCACCAGGTCGAAGAACGGCGAGTCGATGGCGTGCACCCCCGCGAGCGCCGCGGCGATGGCGATGCGCGAGCGCGCGTAGAGCATCGAATCCCAGGACAGCGGCACCCCCAGCTGCGCGGACAGGTCCGCCGCCCCGAAGATGAGCCCCCGGAGCCGGGGCGTGGCCATGGCGATGGCGTCCACCGCCTCCACCCCGCGCGCCGTCTCGATGATGGCCAGCAGCGACACCTCCGGGAAGCGCGCGCCGAGCAGCGCGTCCAGCTGATGGAGCTCCGCGGCGGACTCCACCTTGGGCAACATCACCGCGTCGGGCTGCACGTCCGAATCCAGGAGGGCCAGCACGTCGCGCAGGCCCGCGTCGGTGCGCAGGCTGTTGATGCGCAGGCACATGGGCCCGCCCGTCCGGGAGCGCGCCAGGTGGGAGATCGCCAGCCTGCGCGCCTCGTTCTTGAGCGCCTGGGGGACGCCGTCCTCCAGGTCCAGCAGCCCCATGTCGGCGCCCACCTCCTCCGCCTTGTCGAAGCGCGTGGGGTCGAGCGCAGGGGTGACGAGGAACGTCCTGCACTGCAAGGGCATGGGCATGGATCAGGTCCCGGGAACCGC from Myxococcus stipitatus encodes:
- a CDS encoding type II asparaginase, whose amino-acid sequence is MSVSRRGLLWAVLLLLPLSQALGQGGEAPKPRPGGEQSASAPKQGGGDATSAGKHGAQKAAVRIVATGGTIAGAQGTPQGYGYKAGSFKVEDLIKGVPNLDKLARLSGEQVVNIGSQDMNDAVWLKLAKRTNELLASPDVDAVVITHGTDTLEETAYFLDLVVKSDKPVVLVGSMRPATATSADGPGNLYNAVAVAADPEARGRGVLVVLNDEIHSARNVTKTNTTNVETFRSTNRGPSGVVNTGKVSWFERMDDKKHTTESEFSVADQQRLPRVDILYAHANMSPDLIDSAVRNGAQGIVIAGVGDGNMTQPAMDTLAKAVKKGVVVVRSTRLPSGLVLRNNEINDDQKGFVASGELNPAKSRVLLQLALLETKDPRRVQKLFEEY
- the aspD gene encoding aspartate 4-decarboxylase, translating into MSTETTTDTSTRPIGPDDALDARELHKLSPFELKDTLIELADEAQRTRAAVMLNAGRGNPNWVSTTPREAFFLMGEFALRESRSTWNEPEVGLGGMPRSPGIARRLREFLDTREDSVAARFLRRALSHGTTTLGFDPDAFVWELTDAAIGDNYPVPDRMLVHAEKVVRAYLAKEMCDGRPPPGQFELFAVEGGTAAMAYLFRSLMTNRVLEKGDTIALGTPIFTPYLEIPRLEEFDLRTVEVRQSVMTKEGTHSWQYPESELRKLEDPSIKAFFVVHPANPGAVAMRRESLDLLVDLVRTKRPDLMLLTDDVYGTFVEGFRSLAAELPHNTLLVYSYSKHFGATGWRLGVIGLHEENVVDRLISRLPAAEREALDERYGSITLKPEQLKFIDRLVADSRAVALNHTAGLSTPQQLQMTLFSLFALLDEKDAYKKRCRKIVQDRLAALYQGMGIPLSPDPLRTAYYQTLDLDAWCREHVGPEFVEFVEARHDPLDIVLALARRHGVVLLNGSGFDGPEWSARVSLANLDDEAYPRIGQSLKDIVIRAIREWKHGGLDA
- a CDS encoding formylglycine-generating enzyme family protein; translated protein: MDMDVVGEHAPREGQTGHNEVAPGPAPAPGMAWIPGGTYWMGSDHHYPEEKPAHQVTVSGFWMDVAPVTNEDFARFVEATGYVTVAERPLNPDDFPGALPELLVPGSLVFRKTAHRVDLRDLSQWWVYTPGACWRWPEGPAGRDWRGRERHPVVHVCFEDAEAYAAWAGKSLPTEAEWERAARGGLDRKVYVWGDEFSPDGRPMANIWQGEFPWQNLNTDGFEGTSPVGSFPANAYGLFDMAGNVWEWTTDWFQERHQGNGGKPCCIPVNPRGPATHERSLDPCTPGVLIPRRVLKGGSHLCASNYCLRYRPAARSPQAVDSGTTHIGFRCVHRPLSG
- a CDS encoding NAD(P)H-quinone oxidoreductase, producing MRTTEGMRAVVVERPGGPEVMRLQQLPRPVPGPRQLRVRVHASALNRMDTVQRAGGYQAPANATSPLLGVEVAGVVEAVGEGVRAFREGERVFGLVDGGGYAEACLMEEGMAVRVPDAWSFVEAAATPEAYCTAHESLLEVGGLRQGQSVFVHAGGSGIGTACIQLARAVGARAFVSVGTEEKRERCVALGAEAGVLRGEDFSAAVAGWTRGEGVDVVEDFVGGAAMARNLASLRDGGTLLLVGVMNGMWGDLDLKQVILRRLQLKGMALRPLSLPMKEAVTRRFRERWLPELASGRLRPVIDSVFPLEEVAEAHRRLESNLTFGKVVLSL
- a CDS encoding MaoC/PaaZ C-terminal domain-containing protein, with the protein product MKKMVSAHKKVGKQRYRETHGLFYDDFEVGDVFEHRPGRTLTDVDNMWQSLVCLNTHPLHIDAVYASKTEWKRPLMSSLVTLAIVGGMSLNSTSARGVANLGWDRIRLTAPVFVGDTLYAESRVLAKRRSRSRKTQGVVTVETRGLKSDGTVVMIFERSFLVPLRGHGVDVDANY
- a CDS encoding aldolase/citrate lyase family protein translates to MPMPLQCRTFLVTPALDPTRFDKAEEVGADMGLLDLEDGVPQALKNEARRLAISHLARSRTGGPMCLRINSLRTDAGLRDVLALLDSDVQPDAVMLPKVESAAELHQLDALLGARFPEVSLLAIIETARGVEAVDAIAMATPRLRGLIFGAADLSAQLGVPLSWDSMLYARSRIAIAAALAGVHAIDSPFFDLVDLAELEDETRRVCALGYTGKIVIHPDQVRVVHGALRPTSQMVAHARRVLAEVGDGKGGIQVVGGSMIGPPLVTVARRVLATAQFEEVLAPAVLRAGARNGDP